A portion of the Geoalkalibacter ferrihydriticus DSM 17813 genome contains these proteins:
- the rlmD gene encoding 23S rRNA (uracil(1939)-C(5))-methyltransferase RlmD: MAKPSRQKKTQQQIELTIERLDDEGVGIAIWESKKVLVPNALPGEQVKVVVDHEGRHQIGARVLKRLTSAPERSRRWGCPHAEECLGCGLISMDYAAQLRFKQQKVSDALGTYPSLARAEILPIWEAPQPLGYRCSAKLVIGKERGRVSIGLYRRHSHQVVDIGQCPLHHPLINEIAMAVREEIERQGVWVYNPARGSGLLRYLAVRVSPSRNEAMVTFVTTERNYREVTHLAKWLVKKVPQVVSVQQNVNSSAGNVILGAQTLKMLGHPALLDQVGDLRLRISPASFFQVNHPQAERIYERVRQWAACRRDELALDLYCGIGGIAMNLARDAGAVLGIEAVEEAVRNAADNARLNHLDNCRFRAGDAAELLEDLEMELAPGAVAVVNPPRKGCEAEVLKRLAALAPRMLIYVSCNPVTLARDLDLLATMGLVTAEIQPVDMFPQTPHVESIARLVPKEAG, translated from the coding sequence ATGGCAAAACCGAGCAGACAGAAAAAAACACAACAGCAAATCGAATTGACCATCGAGCGACTTGACGATGAGGGCGTAGGCATCGCCATATGGGAGAGCAAAAAGGTGTTGGTGCCCAACGCCTTGCCCGGCGAGCAGGTCAAGGTGGTGGTCGACCATGAAGGCCGGCACCAGATCGGAGCCCGCGTCCTGAAGCGTCTCACCAGTGCTCCCGAACGCAGCCGGCGCTGGGGCTGCCCCCATGCCGAGGAGTGCCTCGGCTGCGGCCTCATCAGCATGGATTACGCGGCGCAGCTGCGCTTCAAGCAACAAAAAGTGAGCGACGCTCTGGGCACGTATCCAAGCCTCGCCCGAGCAGAGATTCTTCCCATTTGGGAGGCTCCGCAACCACTCGGTTATCGCTGCAGCGCCAAACTGGTCATCGGCAAGGAACGCGGGCGCGTGAGCATCGGTCTCTACCGCCGCCACAGCCATCAGGTGGTCGACATCGGCCAATGTCCCCTGCACCATCCGCTGATCAATGAGATCGCTATGGCGGTGCGTGAAGAAATCGAACGTCAGGGCGTCTGGGTTTACAATCCGGCGCGCGGCAGCGGCCTGCTGCGCTACCTGGCGGTGCGGGTTAGCCCCTCACGAAACGAGGCCATGGTGACATTCGTCACCACCGAGCGCAATTATCGCGAAGTCACCCACCTAGCCAAGTGGCTGGTCAAGAAAGTACCGCAGGTGGTATCGGTGCAGCAGAATGTCAATTCTTCGGCAGGCAACGTCATCCTCGGCGCCCAGACACTTAAGATGCTCGGTCATCCCGCCTTGCTCGACCAGGTCGGCGATTTGCGGCTGCGCATATCACCTGCGTCATTTTTTCAGGTCAACCATCCCCAGGCCGAACGCATCTACGAACGGGTGCGCCAATGGGCGGCCTGCCGCCGGGACGAACTGGCTCTGGACCTGTACTGCGGCATCGGCGGCATCGCCATGAATCTTGCGCGGGATGCCGGAGCGGTGCTCGGTATCGAGGCCGTGGAGGAAGCCGTGCGCAATGCCGCTGACAACGCCCGGCTCAATCACCTCGACAATTGCCGCTTTCGCGCCGGGGATGCGGCGGAACTGCTTGAAGACCTGGAAATGGAACTCGCCCCGGGAGCAGTGGCGGTGGTCAACCCCCCACGCAAGGGTTGTGAGGCCGAAGTGCTCAAACGTCTCGCGGCTCTGGCGCCGCGCATGCTGATCTACGTGAGTTGCAACCCCGTCACCCTGGCGCGCGATCTCGACCTTTTGGCCACAATGGGACTGGTCACCGCGGAAATTCAGCCCGTGGACATGTTCCCTCAGACGCCCCACGTCGAATCGATAGCACGGCTGGTGCCGAAAGAAGCTGGCTGA
- a CDS encoding 2-hydroxymuconate tautomerase family protein encodes MPYVNIKITREGATTEQKAQLIEGVTNLLRDTLGKNPATTVVVIDEVDTDNWGIGGESVTLRRKKGQ; translated from the coding sequence ATGCCCTACGTCAACATCAAGATTACACGTGAAGGCGCCACCACCGAGCAAAAAGCTCAACTCATCGAAGGCGTCACCAACCTGCTGCGCGACACCCTGGGCAAAAATCCCGCGACCACCGTAGTCGTCATCGACGAGGTGGATACCGACAACTGGGGCATCGGCGGGGAGAGCGTCACCCTGCGTCGCAAAAAAGGACAATAG
- a CDS encoding cache domain-containing protein — protein MMFFAPRFLSIRAKLTLAALAPLAVAMVVVTFLGFYLINAWIVGEAQKKVRSDLEAARAEYNQQKSALYEALQFAVQTTGLGDLLAQTEADQVQRRLQEVMVGSGMDVLTLTDASGVALVRAGNPDAQGGAVVSAPYVETALAGETFAGTIIMSAAQMEQENPHAARHARIRLAEAAVGPGRDRFENRGMFLLAAYPVLARDGSVLGCLYGGILLNRNLDLVDRIKERVYGDEVYGDKSLGSATIFLADVRVATTVRLRNGERALGTLVSREVAHTVLAERKTWLDRALVVHDWYLTAYEPILDSHGNAIGSLYVGLLEAPYKDLQTRAAWVLMLILVVSSALGYLLARQGSKRLSRPILDLEQMTQKVARGERNLDLPVHEADEIGRLTQAFNHMTRALREREEQLQMFARELETKVVERTRLLEDKNQELIQAQEELVRNEKLAAIGALAAGVAHEINNPTAIIRGNTELLLMELNAEAPGREEAEEVMKQTERIARITGNLLAFARRQAMHEDRVDINALLEEILSQLPHQVGMTEITLKRNLYPDLPMLSADSGQLRQVFTNLLVNAVEAMAGEGLLLLRTEVGNAELVITITDTGPGIAPAVRAKLFNPFFTTKRGGSGLGLSVSYGIVERHGGTIEVDSELGQGATFRVHLPLGDAVAGSAG, from the coding sequence ATGATGTTTTTCGCCCCACGCTTTTTATCCATTCGCGCCAAACTGACGCTTGCCGCTCTGGCGCCTCTGGCGGTGGCCATGGTCGTCGTCACCTTCCTGGGGTTCTATCTGATCAATGCCTGGATTGTCGGCGAGGCGCAGAAAAAAGTGCGCAGCGATCTTGAGGCGGCCCGTGCCGAATACAATCAGCAAAAAAGCGCTTTGTACGAGGCTCTGCAATTTGCGGTGCAAACCACCGGTCTAGGGGATTTATTGGCGCAGACTGAGGCGGATCAGGTTCAGCGCCGTTTGCAGGAAGTCATGGTGGGCAGCGGCATGGACGTTCTGACTTTGACCGATGCCTCCGGAGTCGCCTTGGTGCGTGCCGGCAACCCTGATGCACAGGGGGGTGCGGTTGTTTCTGCACCCTATGTGGAGACCGCCCTTGCGGGCGAGACGTTTGCCGGCACGATTATCATGTCTGCTGCGCAAATGGAGCAGGAAAACCCCCATGCCGCACGGCACGCGCGCATCCGTTTGGCTGAGGCGGCGGTGGGACCGGGGCGCGATCGCTTCGAAAATCGCGGCATGTTTCTTTTGGCCGCCTATCCCGTTCTTGCCCGGGATGGGAGCGTTCTGGGTTGTCTCTATGGCGGGATTTTGTTGAATCGCAATCTGGATCTTGTCGATCGCATCAAAGAGCGGGTCTACGGTGATGAAGTCTATGGCGACAAGTCCTTGGGCAGCGCCACCATCTTTCTTGCCGACGTGCGGGTGGCGACTACCGTACGTTTGCGCAATGGCGAGCGCGCCTTGGGGACGCTGGTGTCCCGGGAAGTGGCGCACACCGTTCTGGCCGAGCGAAAAACCTGGCTTGATCGGGCGCTGGTCGTGCATGACTGGTATCTGACCGCCTATGAGCCGATTCTCGACAGCCACGGTAACGCCATCGGCTCTCTTTACGTGGGGCTTCTGGAGGCTCCGTACAAGGACTTGCAGACCCGCGCTGCCTGGGTCTTGATGCTGATTCTGGTTGTCAGTTCGGCGCTTGGTTACCTGCTGGCTCGCCAGGGTTCGAAAAGGCTCTCGCGTCCCATTCTCGATCTGGAGCAGATGACTCAAAAGGTGGCGCGCGGCGAGCGTAACTTAGACCTGCCCGTGCATGAGGCCGATGAAATCGGACGGCTGACCCAGGCGTTCAATCACATGACGCGGGCCTTACGCGAACGTGAAGAGCAGTTGCAAATGTTTGCCCGCGAGTTGGAAACCAAGGTTGTTGAACGCACCCGCCTGTTGGAGGACAAGAATCAAGAACTCATTCAGGCCCAGGAGGAGCTGGTGCGCAATGAGAAACTGGCCGCCATCGGCGCGCTGGCGGCAGGCGTGGCGCACGAGATCAACAACCCTACGGCGATTATTCGCGGCAACACCGAATTGCTGCTGATGGAGTTGAACGCTGAAGCGCCCGGGCGCGAGGAGGCCGAGGAGGTGATGAAGCAGACCGAGCGCATCGCGCGCATCACCGGCAACCTGCTGGCCTTTGCCCGTCGTCAGGCGATGCATGAAGATCGCGTTGATATCAACGCCTTGCTGGAGGAAATTCTCTCCCAATTGCCTCACCAGGTGGGCATGACCGAGATCACCCTCAAGAGAAACCTTTACCCCGATTTGCCGATGCTGAGCGCCGATAGTGGGCAGTTGCGCCAGGTTTTCACCAATTTACTTGTCAATGCCGTTGAGGCTATGGCCGGGGAGGGGCTTTTACTGTTGCGCACCGAGGTGGGCAATGCCGAACTTGTCATCACTATCACCGATACCGGACCGGGCATAGCCCCGGCGGTGCGGGCCAAGTTGTTCAACCCTTTCTTTACCACCAAGCGCGGCGGCAGCGGGCTGGGCCTGTCTGTGTCCTACGGCATTGTTGAGCGTCACGGTGGGACCATCGAGGTGGACAGTGAGCTCGGGCAGGGCGCGACCTTCAGGGTTCATCTGCCTTTGGGCGACGCGGTGGCGGGAAGCGCGGGTTAA
- a CDS encoding TAXI family TRAP transporter solute-binding subunit yields the protein MKKSLHVLLIFLLTLFAGYPAASATAAEKTRLRFSSGPPGGTFETTARALTLRINEQRPGVEVSLAISGGSVENLRRVNSGEADFAIVYAGDLLLAGIGLLPYDNRIYDQVLAVATLYAAPAQLVVRANSNITRVEDLAGRRVAVGGIGSGAAATAQRFFTGIGLWDRIKPDFSGYQDAISALGHGYVDAIWVFSGVPTAAVTQAAKSFPVRLLNLSEAAEQSGFFRQYPFFTPTVIPAHTYPHVDYEVATFQDLAVWVAGDQISAATVEQALAAASRDEALVDGREGIITPLHPGAATFWENHPAP from the coding sequence ATGAAGAAATCCTTACACGTTCTACTGATATTTCTTCTGACGCTGTTCGCGGGCTATCCTGCTGCAAGCGCGACGGCCGCCGAAAAGACCCGCCTGCGTTTTTCCAGCGGACCGCCCGGCGGCACCTTCGAAACCACCGCCCGCGCCCTGACCCTGCGTATCAACGAGCAACGCCCAGGCGTCGAGGTCAGTCTGGCGATTTCCGGTGGCTCCGTTGAGAACCTGCGCCGCGTCAATAGCGGCGAAGCTGATTTCGCCATCGTCTATGCGGGCGACCTGCTCCTGGCCGGCATCGGCCTGCTTCCCTACGACAACCGCATCTATGACCAGGTCCTGGCTGTGGCAACCCTGTACGCTGCCCCGGCGCAACTTGTGGTGCGCGCCAACAGCAACATCACCCGGGTTGAAGACTTGGCCGGCAGGCGTGTTGCCGTCGGCGGAATCGGTTCGGGCGCCGCGGCGACCGCTCAGCGCTTTTTTACCGGCATCGGCCTCTGGGACCGCATCAAACCGGATTTTTCCGGCTACCAGGACGCCATTTCAGCCCTTGGGCACGGCTATGTCGATGCCATCTGGGTGTTTTCCGGCGTCCCTACCGCCGCCGTCACTCAGGCCGCGAAAAGTTTTCCCGTGCGCCTCCTGAATCTTTCCGAGGCAGCGGAGCAGTCCGGTTTTTTCAGGCAATACCCGTTCTTTACCCCCACGGTGATCCCGGCCCATACCTATCCGCACGTCGATTATGAGGTCGCGACCTTCCAGGATCTGGCCGTTTGGGTAGCTGGCGACCAGATCTCCGCCGCAACCGTTGAGCAGGCCCTGGCGGCGGCATCCAGGGATGAAGCACTGGTTGACGGCCGCGAAGGCATCATCACGCCCCTGCACCCGGGAGCCGCGACTTTCTGGGAGAATCATCCCGCACCTTGA
- a CDS encoding universal stress protein, protein MVPIRKILYATDFSESSAPACAYAQTIAQLADAQIHVLHVIGELADSRRSRIPPEAFEIFEKEIELYVVKEMEEFCRRHLGDTVTYTSETIIGNPCQTILAAAQQQKADLIVMGTHGRTGLEHVLVGSTAERVVRRSSIPVLTVRATP, encoded by the coding sequence ATGGTACCTATTCGCAAAATCCTTTATGCCACGGACTTTTCAGAGAGTTCGGCACCGGCATGCGCCTATGCCCAGACCATCGCGCAACTGGCGGACGCACAGATTCACGTGCTGCATGTCATCGGCGAACTGGCGGACAGTCGCCGCAGCCGCATTCCTCCCGAAGCCTTTGAAATCTTTGAAAAAGAAATCGAGCTCTATGTGGTCAAGGAGATGGAAGAGTTCTGCCGGCGGCATCTCGGGGATACGGTGACCTACACCTCCGAGACCATCATCGGCAACCCCTGCCAAACGATATTAGCAGCGGCGCAGCAGCAAAAGGCTGACCTGATCGTGATGGGCACTCATGGACGGACCGGCCTTGAACACGTACTGGTGGGCAGCACCGCCGAGCGGGTCGTGCGCCGTTCATCCATTCCGGTCCTCACGGTACGCGCGACCCCCTGA
- a CDS encoding TAXI family TRAP transporter solute-binding subunit: MSVKRKMFTSLTAALFLAALFVSGDIAEAAKARLAFSGGPDGGTFQYFSNAISSRLSRTQPDMDVSNMASAGSVENLRRVNSGDADFGVVYAGDLYLGLNGQLTNDPREYKNVYSMAYLYGAPAHLIVLDGRGINSVQDLAGKRVAVGPAGSGAAASAQRYFTAVGLWDKFTPEFIGYSQGASALGDRLIDAMWVFAGFPNSSVIQAAASNRIKILDLVDAGQEAGFFADNPYYTEVAIPAGTYQGVDKDTATFQDSTIWVAGKHIKDDHVYRALDNIFSDEGLAFMVSVTTTARSMKISDGLRGIVTPVHKGAEKFWTEKDLSLTEAQKLK; the protein is encoded by the coding sequence ATGTCTGTCAAAAGGAAGATGTTCACCAGTCTCACCGCCGCACTGTTTCTTGCCGCCCTGTTCGTTTCCGGAGACATCGCCGAAGCGGCCAAAGCCCGCCTGGCTTTCTCGGGGGGGCCTGACGGCGGCACTTTTCAGTACTTCTCCAACGCCATCTCCTCGCGCCTGTCCCGCACTCAGCCCGACATGGACGTCTCCAACATGGCATCCGCCGGGTCGGTAGAAAACCTGCGCCGCGTCAATTCCGGCGATGCCGACTTCGGCGTTGTTTACGCAGGCGACCTGTATCTGGGCCTCAACGGCCAACTCACCAACGATCCTCGCGAATACAAAAACGTCTATTCCATGGCCTACCTTTATGGCGCCCCTGCTCATCTGATTGTTCTGGACGGAAGAGGAATCAACAGCGTTCAGGACCTGGCGGGCAAGCGCGTTGCCGTCGGTCCCGCCGGGTCCGGCGCCGCTGCCTCGGCGCAACGCTACTTCACAGCCGTCGGCTTGTGGGATAAGTTCACCCCTGAGTTCATCGGCTATAGCCAGGGTGCTTCGGCTCTCGGCGACCGCCTCATCGACGCCATGTGGGTATTTGCCGGGTTCCCCAACTCTTCGGTCATTCAGGCCGCCGCCAGCAATCGCATCAAGATTCTGGATCTGGTGGACGCCGGCCAGGAAGCCGGGTTCTTCGCGGACAACCCTTATTACACCGAAGTCGCCATCCCTGCCGGAACCTATCAGGGGGTCGACAAGGACACCGCTACCTTTCAGGACTCCACCATCTGGGTCGCGGGCAAGCATATCAAGGACGATCATGTCTACCGTGCCCTGGACAACATCTTCTCCGATGAAGGGCTTGCCTTTATGGTGAGCGTAACCACCACCGCCCGCTCCATGAAGATCTCCGACGGCCTGCGCGGCATCGTCACCCCGGTGCACAAGGGTGCCGAGAAGTTCTGGACCGAGAAAGACCTGTCCCTCACCGAGGCGCAAAAACTCAAGTAA
- a CDS encoding ribose-phosphate pyrophosphokinase codes for MDKIKLFTGNSNIPLAREICGYLSVPLASASVRTFSDGEIMVEIGENVRGRDVYVVQPTCAPSNHNIMELLIMIDALKRASAARVTAVIPYFGYARQDRKVAPRTPITSKLVADLIHTAGASRVLTMDLHAGQIQGFFNIPVDNLYAAPVILEDFKDRFSARRLVVVSPDAGGTERARAFAKRLDAGLAIIDKRRSGPNVSEVMHVIGDVEGEVCMIVDDMIDTAGTLCQAAQALKAKGADKVYACATHPVLSGPALERITQSCLEEVVITNTIPVGDKVGLCPKLRTLSVAPLLAEAIRRIHDDESVSSLFV; via the coding sequence TTGGACAAAATCAAGCTTTTCACCGGAAACTCCAATATTCCTCTTGCCCGGGAGATCTGTGGTTATCTCTCCGTTCCGCTGGCAAGTGCCAGTGTGCGCACGTTTTCCGACGGCGAGATTATGGTCGAAATTGGTGAGAACGTGCGCGGTCGCGACGTCTATGTGGTGCAGCCGACCTGTGCGCCTTCTAACCATAATATTATGGAACTGCTGATCATGATCGACGCCCTCAAGCGGGCCTCGGCTGCGCGTGTCACCGCCGTTATCCCCTACTTCGGCTATGCGCGGCAGGATCGCAAGGTGGCGCCGCGCACGCCCATTACCAGCAAGCTGGTGGCGGATCTGATCCACACCGCCGGCGCGAGCCGCGTGCTGACCATGGATCTGCATGCCGGCCAGATTCAGGGTTTTTTCAATATTCCCGTCGATAATCTTTATGCCGCCCCGGTGATTCTGGAGGATTTTAAAGATCGTTTCTCCGCCCGGCGTTTGGTGGTGGTCAGTCCCGATGCCGGCGGTACCGAGCGTGCCCGGGCCTTCGCCAAGCGCCTCGATGCCGGTCTGGCGATCATTGACAAGCGGCGCAGCGGTCCCAATGTGTCCGAAGTGATGCACGTCATCGGTGATGTGGAGGGCGAGGTGTGCATGATTGTCGACGATATGATCGACACTGCCGGCACCCTTTGTCAGGCTGCCCAGGCCCTTAAAGCCAAGGGGGCGGATAAGGTGTATGCCTGTGCGACCCATCCTGTATTGTCGGGACCCGCGCTTGAGCGCATTACGCAAAGTTGTCTCGAGGAAGTGGTGATCACCAACACTATTCCTGTGGGGGACAAGGTGGGGCTCTGCCCCAAATTGCGCACTCTTTCGGTGGCGCCTTTGCTAGCCGAGGCTATTCGCCGCATTCATGATGACGAATCGGTCAGCTCACTGTTTGTCTGA
- the ispE gene encoding 4-(cytidine 5'-diphospho)-2-C-methyl-D-erythritol kinase, which produces MVREFAAPAKINLCLHVLGRRADGYHDLHMLMQRVSLADRVVIALRDEPGVEVECPGVDLASGEQNIAARAARVVLAAAGRGLGARICIDKRIPVAAGLGGGSSDAATVMVGLNRMLGAPLAREALLREGARLGADVPFFVFGRPAWATGVGDRLRRVAALPPVWYVLVNPGFAVSTAWVYGNLRLTSPLDVAKLPEFFSSPDDLVRLLHNDLEQVTIARYPQIADIKERLVAAGALGALMSGSGPTVFGLFDDEALAGAAQAQLSRNPEWRVFKVSPVVDTEV; this is translated from the coding sequence ATGGTCCGGGAGTTTGCGGCGCCGGCTAAGATCAACTTGTGTCTGCATGTGCTTGGTCGGCGTGCGGATGGCTATCATGATCTGCACATGTTGATGCAGCGGGTGTCTTTGGCGGACCGGGTAGTGATCGCCTTGCGCGATGAGCCGGGGGTGGAGGTGGAGTGCCCGGGGGTTGACCTTGCAAGCGGCGAGCAGAATATCGCTGCTCGAGCGGCGCGCGTCGTGCTCGCTGCCGCGGGTCGTGGGTTGGGAGCGCGGATTTGTATCGACAAGCGGATTCCCGTGGCGGCCGGACTGGGTGGCGGATCCTCGGATGCCGCAACAGTTATGGTCGGTCTCAATCGGATGTTGGGCGCTCCTTTGGCTCGCGAGGCGTTGCTGCGGGAGGGTGCGCGTTTGGGTGCCGATGTGCCGTTCTTTGTGTTCGGGCGCCCGGCTTGGGCGACGGGCGTCGGTGACCGCTTGCGGCGGGTGGCGGCGCTGCCGCCTGTCTGGTATGTTCTGGTCAATCCGGGGTTCGCGGTTTCGACTGCTTGGGTTTACGGAAATTTGAGGTTGACATCACCACTCGATGTCGCTAAACTTCCGGAGTTTTTCAGCTCTCCGGACGATTTGGTGCGTCTGCTGCACAATGATCTTGAGCAGGTAACCATCGCGCGCTATCCGCAGATTGCAGATATTAAGGAGCGTTTGGTCGCCGCCGGTGCGTTGGGGGCGCTCATGTCGGGAAGCGGTCCGACGGTTTTTGGTCTGTTTGATGATGAGGCCCTGGCTGGCGCGGCACAGGCGCAACTGTCCCGCAATCCGGAGTGGCGAGTGTTTAAGGTGTCTCCCGTGGTCGACACTGAGGTTTAG
- a CDS encoding TRAP transporter fused permease subunit: MSETLDKDLADLDPEEKKKLKKLMEKDSKSFRSPTGLWNIIVAALSAALVFFYFYAAGIASVGTQYHLGIYVFITYILVFLLYPAGKTWIRVLLNLLLSTILTSALAILFVFKDHVVYYERLMGLTDTFKNEGLLAGLAQGATLWPLALVIVILAAVLQVADAFCEQRWKQAPTPSDALFALAAAGVIYYWLNQFEALNWRAGAENELDSLISIIGILISFEVCRRVLGWSMTIIGASMVAFAYFGPYLPNLLAHRGFSFERICNALFLTTNGVFGVMANVLATYVILFIFFGAFLHKSGAGRFFIDLPLALAGRSTGGPAKVAVMASALFGSVSGSAIANTVSTGAFTIPLMKRAGFRPHVAGAIEPAASIGGMFLPPIMGAGGFLMAELTGLPYSYIMMISVGPALLYFFAVFCMIHFEAKKLNIVGIKDEEFPHWQAVLKDGWYYALPLVIITILMLMGRSPGNAAFWATLSCIAVSWVKKETRMGPKEIWAAVQTGARNTLIIGATVGVIGVIVGVISLTGMGLKFSDLIIALAGNSLLLAIILIALASLVLGMGVPVTASYLIVAVLAVPALGEFGIAAIVAHQIVYWLSQDSNITPPVCVAAYAGAAIAGSDPWKTGWTAFKFAKMLYVMPLLFAFTPSILFQGKIVETKMPELVAPFATVLQVNVSEGQDFLKGDVLATVQSGGEIKEIKAVRDASAILIPARPGAMISAGDTLVRGEIKPTVFRIFSSFFSAFLGTIAFSSLMMGYWIRRTSIVEWALLAPATFLLYWPSFLTDGIGVAIVALVWFMQKTKNKREQNTAAA, from the coding sequence ATGTCTGAAACACTCGACAAAGACCTTGCCGATCTCGATCCGGAAGAAAAAAAGAAACTGAAAAAATTGATGGAAAAGGACTCCAAGTCCTTCCGCAGCCCAACCGGGCTTTGGAACATCATCGTCGCGGCGCTAAGCGCGGCCCTGGTTTTTTTCTATTTCTACGCCGCCGGCATCGCATCCGTGGGCACCCAATACCATCTCGGCATCTACGTATTCATCACCTACATTCTGGTTTTCCTGCTTTATCCGGCAGGAAAAACCTGGATTCGTGTTCTTTTGAACCTGTTGCTGTCAACGATCCTGACCAGCGCTCTGGCCATTCTTTTCGTCTTCAAAGACCATGTCGTCTACTACGAACGACTTATGGGCCTGACCGACACGTTCAAGAATGAGGGACTCTTGGCCGGCCTTGCCCAGGGCGCTACCTTGTGGCCCCTGGCCCTGGTGATCGTCATCCTGGCCGCTGTCCTCCAGGTAGCGGACGCCTTCTGTGAGCAACGCTGGAAGCAGGCGCCAACACCCTCTGACGCGTTGTTTGCCCTTGCCGCCGCGGGGGTGATCTATTACTGGCTCAACCAGTTTGAAGCCCTTAACTGGCGAGCCGGCGCTGAAAACGAACTGGATTCGCTGATTAGCATCATCGGCATCCTGATCTCTTTCGAAGTCTGCCGACGGGTTCTGGGCTGGTCCATGACCATCATCGGCGCCTCCATGGTGGCATTTGCCTACTTTGGCCCCTACCTGCCGAATCTTCTCGCCCACCGGGGCTTCAGCTTTGAGCGTATCTGCAACGCCCTGTTTCTCACCACCAACGGGGTATTCGGGGTCATGGCCAACGTACTGGCGACCTATGTCATCCTGTTCATTTTCTTTGGCGCTTTTCTGCACAAATCCGGGGCTGGACGTTTCTTCATCGACCTGCCCCTGGCCCTGGCCGGGCGTAGCACCGGCGGGCCGGCAAAGGTTGCGGTTATGGCGTCGGCCTTGTTCGGCTCGGTATCGGGCAGCGCCATCGCCAACACCGTATCTACCGGCGCCTTCACCATCCCTCTCATGAAGCGCGCCGGATTTCGCCCGCATGTGGCCGGCGCCATCGAACCGGCGGCCTCCATCGGCGGCATGTTTCTGCCGCCGATCATGGGTGCCGGCGGCTTTCTCATGGCTGAGCTGACCGGCCTGCCCTATTCCTACATCATGATGATTTCCGTGGGCCCGGCGCTGCTCTACTTCTTTGCCGTTTTCTGCATGATTCATTTCGAGGCGAAAAAGCTCAATATCGTCGGCATCAAAGATGAGGAATTCCCGCACTGGCAGGCGGTTCTCAAGGACGGCTGGTACTATGCGCTGCCGCTGGTCATCATCACTATCCTCATGCTCATGGGCCGCTCTCCCGGCAACGCCGCCTTCTGGGCGACTCTTTCGTGCATCGCAGTCAGCTGGGTGAAAAAAGAAACCCGCATGGGCCCCAAGGAAATCTGGGCAGCTGTCCAGACCGGTGCTCGCAACACCCTGATCATCGGCGCCACCGTCGGGGTCATCGGGGTGATCGTGGGCGTTATTTCGCTCACCGGCATGGGCCTGAAGTTTTCCGATCTGATCATCGCCCTGGCCGGCAACAGCCTGCTGCTGGCAATTATTCTCATCGCCCTGGCATCCCTGGTGCTCGGTATGGGGGTTCCGGTCACGGCTTCCTACCTGATCGTCGCGGTGCTTGCCGTTCCGGCCCTGGGTGAATTCGGCATCGCCGCCATCGTCGCCCACCAGATCGTCTACTGGCTCAGCCAGGACTCCAATATTACGCCGCCGGTGTGTGTGGCTGCCTATGCCGGCGCTGCGATTGCCGGTTCCGATCCGTGGAAAACCGGCTGGACCGCTTTCAAGTTCGCCAAAATGCTCTACGTCATGCCCTTGCTCTTCGCCTTCACTCCGTCTATTCTCTTTCAGGGAAAAATTGTCGAGACGAAAATGCCGGAACTAGTCGCGCCTTTTGCCACGGTGCTCCAGGTCAACGTGAGTGAGGGACAGGATTTCCTTAAAGGTGATGTCCTGGCCACGGTTCAGTCCGGCGGCGAAATCAAGGAAATCAAAGCTGTGCGCGACGCATCTGCGATTCTCATACCCGCGCGGCCCGGCGCCATGATCAGCGCAGGTGACACGCTGGTTCGCGGCGAAATCAAGCCGACGGTTTTCCGCATTTTTTCCTCATTCTTTTCGGCGTTTCTGGGAACCATCGCCTTTTCGAGTCTGATGATGGGTTACTGGATCAGGCGCACGTCCATCGTAGAGTGGGCCCTACTGGCGCCGGCGACCTTCTTGCTCTATTGGCCGAGCTTTCTGACTGACGGCATCGGAGTAGCCATCGTTGCGCTCGTCTGGTTTATGCAGAAAACGAAAAACAAGCGCGAGCAAAACACGGCGGCGGCCTGA
- a CDS encoding cytochrome c3 family protein encodes MKRLIAGFAAVAVIAAAAYAFAAAADVYTYEARNGNVTFEHQAHVDYVGGDCAKCHTDGIGPIDVTKDWAHETCTGCHKEMGAPARCNDCHKK; translated from the coding sequence ATGAAACGTTTGATCGCCGGGTTTGCCGCAGTCGCCGTTATTGCCGCCGCTGCCTACGCCTTTGCCGCTGCCGCCGATGTTTACACCTATGAAGCGCGCAACGGAAATGTGACTTTTGAGCATCAGGCTCACGTCGATTATGTCGGCGGCGACTGCGCCAAATGCCACACCGATGGTATTGGCCCTATCGATGTGACCAAGGACTGGGCTCATGAGACCTGCACCGGCTGTCACAAGGAAATGGGTGCCCCCGCACGCTGCAACGACTGCCACAAAAAGTAA